The following proteins are co-located in the Gemmatimonadaceae bacterium genome:
- a CDS encoding Gfo/Idh/MocA family oxidoreductase, which produces MSFPVRIGVIGAGSLGYHHIRILRDMEGVKLAGFVEATDERADLVSAELGVVRHRDMATLIGQVDAVTVVVPTPAHFAVARDALMAGKHVFIEKPIAATLAEADELLRLAHVNGCLVQTGHVERFNRAVRAALPYVSRPRFIESERLALFSVRGSDVAVVLDLMIHDIDLVLTLVGDTAEEIAAVGVPVLTPMLDIANARVTFSSGAVANITSSRISRDRVRKIRIFQESGYISLDLAAGTGDFFRLKEKALAMRPPAGPVDITDFVDRISLTAPEGEPLKLEFESFVAAIRGDGPVVVTGDDGRRALAVALRIVAEIERTGPAFTGEALPARA; this is translated from the coding sequence TTGAGTTTTCCAGTACGCATCGGCGTTATTGGTGCCGGAAGTCTCGGGTATCATCACATCCGGATATTGCGCGACATGGAGGGCGTGAAGCTGGCTGGTTTTGTGGAAGCCACTGACGAACGCGCAGACCTTGTAAGCGCGGAACTCGGAGTGGTTCGTCATCGCGACATGGCGACGCTGATCGGCCAGGTGGATGCGGTGACCGTCGTCGTTCCAACTCCGGCACATTTCGCGGTTGCGCGTGACGCGCTCATGGCGGGCAAGCATGTCTTTATCGAAAAGCCGATCGCGGCGACGCTTGCGGAGGCCGATGAATTGTTGAGACTTGCGCACGTCAATGGCTGCCTGGTGCAGACGGGCCACGTCGAACGCTTCAACCGTGCGGTTCGCGCGGCGCTTCCATACGTGTCGCGGCCGCGCTTCATAGAAAGCGAACGTCTTGCGCTGTTCAGCGTCCGTGGCTCGGACGTGGCCGTCGTCCTCGACCTGATGATCCACGACATAGACCTGGTGCTGACTCTCGTGGGAGACACTGCTGAAGAGATCGCAGCAGTGGGTGTGCCTGTGCTCACGCCAATGCTCGACATTGCGAACGCCCGTGTCACTTTTTCATCAGGTGCCGTTGCCAACATCACGTCGAGCCGAATCTCACGCGACAGGGTGCGCAAGATCAGGATATTCCAGGAAAGCGGGTACATATCGCTGGATCTTGCGGCCGGCACAGGCGATTTCTTTCGATTGAAAGAAAAGGCTCTTGCGATGCGCCCACCCGCGGGGCCGGTCGACATCACTGACTTCGTCGATAGAATATCCCTCACCGCCCCGGAAGGAGAGCCGCTGAAACTCGAGTTCGAGAGTTTCGTTGCAGCAATTCGCGGAGATGGCCCGGTTGTCGTAACGGGCGACGACGGCCGTCGTGCACTTGCGGTTGCATTGCGAATCGTTGCAGAGATCGAACGAACGGGCCCTGCTTTTACGGGAGAAGCTCTGCCAGCCCGTGCCTGA
- the lpxB gene encoding lipid-A-disaccharide synthase, translating to MPEILFVAGEASGDIHAAGVATELRQLRPDLELTGFGGPLMEQAGVKLFDRFETGLMGFTEVIRHIPRHYVLLEIIRTRLATGNVAAVIVVDYPGFNMKVARAATDANVPVLYYITPQVWAWGGNRLPKLAKVVTRAAVILPFEEPLLRGAGIDATFVGHPLLDRAGGMPSRSDARASLGLSAGSPVLALFPGSRQQEIERHISDFVDAAKEAVRMIPSLQVIVSVAPSIQLTASECPFRLVHSASFTVLRAADAALCKSGTTTLEAALADCPLVVAYRTSGVSYLLARWMVTIPHIGLVNVVAGREVAREFVQDALQPVPVARELERLLKPDDAERARVLAGLAEVRGKLGTPGAAARVAVMASELAG from the coding sequence GTGCCTGAAATTCTGTTCGTCGCCGGCGAAGCGTCCGGGGACATCCACGCGGCTGGAGTCGCGACGGAACTCAGGCAGTTGCGACCCGACCTGGAGCTGACGGGGTTTGGCGGCCCGCTGATGGAGCAGGCCGGCGTCAAGCTGTTCGATCGATTCGAGACCGGGCTGATGGGCTTCACCGAAGTGATTCGGCACATTCCCCGGCACTATGTGCTGCTCGAGATAATTCGGACCAGGCTGGCTACGGGTAACGTCGCGGCTGTAATCGTCGTCGATTACCCGGGCTTCAACATGAAGGTCGCCCGCGCGGCCACTGACGCCAACGTGCCTGTGCTGTATTACATCACTCCACAGGTATGGGCCTGGGGTGGGAACCGACTGCCGAAGCTCGCGAAAGTCGTCACCAGGGCGGCGGTGATTCTACCTTTTGAAGAACCGTTGTTGCGCGGAGCGGGAATTGACGCAACGTTCGTCGGGCATCCTTTGCTTGACAGGGCCGGCGGGATGCCATCCAGGTCCGACGCCAGAGCCTCGCTCGGACTGTCGGCCGGTTCTCCCGTACTGGCCCTTTTTCCTGGAAGCCGGCAGCAGGAAATTGAACGCCACATTTCCGATTTCGTCGATGCCGCGAAGGAGGCAGTGCGGATGATCCCATCGCTTCAGGTAATCGTAAGCGTCGCGCCGTCCATCCAGCTGACCGCATCGGAGTGCCCATTCAGGCTCGTGCATTCCGCCTCCTTTACGGTGTTACGTGCTGCCGACGCAGCCTTGTGCAAGAGCGGGACGACGACGCTCGAAGCGGCACTCGCTGACTGTCCGCTGGTGGTTGCCTACCGGACGAGCGGCGTATCGTACCTGCTTGCCAGATGGATGGTCACGATTCCACACATTGGACTGGTCAACGTTGTTGCGGGCCGCGAAGTGGCAAGAGAGTTTGTGCAGGATGCACTTCAGCCGGTGCCCGTCGCCCGTGAGCTCGAGCGTCTGCTCAAACCGGACGATGCGGAACGTGCTCGCGTTCTGGCTGGGCTGGCCGAGGTGCGCGGAAAGCTTGGCACTCCCGGTGCCGCGGCGCGTGTTGCGGTGATGGCAAGCGAGCTTGCCGGGTGA
- the lpxD gene encoding UDP-3-O-(3-hydroxymyristoyl)glucosamine N-acyltransferase, whose amino-acid sequence MTLAVTSAKSLSGERASTLTADVVAGLVSGELRGAPDTIVDSIAALDRAGPSQLGFFAHLRYTREFASTRAGIVLVTPSLADAPGPTPSRIVVENPHQALLCLLPRLYPALNKRPGIHATARIGRGVKLGEGVSLDEYVVIGEHAVVGDGVWIGAHCVVGDRVMIGTGSRLLPGATLYSGAELGERVVIHSGARIGADGFGYVFADGAHARIPHVGRCVVGNDVEVGANTTIDRGSIDDTVIGDGTKIDNLVQIAHNVRVGRLCLIMAQAGIAGSVRIEDGCVIAGQAGVSGHVTIGKGAQIAAQAGVFGDVPAGEIWSGYPARPHRESLRASGALFRLSGVLKRIERMLEESERE is encoded by the coding sequence GTGACGCTGGCGGTAACGAGCGCAAAATCTCTCAGCGGTGAGCGTGCCAGCACGCTCACCGCTGATGTCGTTGCAGGCCTGGTAAGCGGTGAACTCAGGGGTGCGCCCGATACAATTGTCGATAGCATTGCGGCTCTGGACCGGGCTGGGCCTTCGCAGCTTGGCTTCTTTGCGCACCTTCGCTACACCCGGGAATTCGCGAGCACTCGTGCGGGGATCGTTCTCGTCACCCCATCGCTCGCCGACGCTCCCGGTCCCACACCATCGCGCATCGTGGTCGAAAATCCACACCAGGCCTTGCTTTGTCTGCTGCCGAGACTGTATCCCGCGCTCAACAAGCGTCCGGGTATACATGCAACCGCCCGAATTGGCCGCGGAGTCAAACTAGGTGAAGGCGTATCACTCGACGAATACGTTGTAATTGGTGAGCACGCCGTTGTAGGCGACGGAGTGTGGATCGGAGCCCATTGTGTCGTCGGTGATCGCGTAATGATCGGCACCGGCTCGAGGTTGCTGCCGGGGGCGACTCTGTACTCTGGCGCCGAGTTGGGGGAGCGCGTGGTGATCCACTCCGGAGCGCGGATTGGCGCCGACGGGTTCGGCTATGTGTTTGCCGATGGGGCACACGCACGAATCCCGCATGTGGGGCGGTGCGTGGTAGGCAACGATGTTGAGGTTGGTGCAAACACCACCATCGATCGTGGAAGCATTGACGATACGGTGATCGGAGACGGCACGAAGATCGACAATCTGGTGCAGATCGCGCACAATGTGCGCGTTGGCAGACTTTGTCTGATAATGGCGCAAGCGGGCATTGCGGGGTCGGTGCGTATCGAAGACGGATGCGTGATTGCCGGGCAAGCCGGTGTTTCCGGCCATGTGACTATTGGGAAAGGCGCGCAGATCGCCGCACAAGCGGGAGTCTTCGGCGACGTGCCGGCAGGTGAAATCTGGTCTGGTTATCCGGCGCGGCCTCATCGTGAATCGCTTCGCGCATCGGGCGCCCTCTTTAGACTTTCTGGCGTGCTCAAACGGATCGAGCGAATGCTCGAGGAAAGTGAGAGAGAGTGA
- the lpxA gene encoding acyl-ACP--UDP-N-acetylglucosamine O-acyltransferase, whose translation MKRAEIHRSAIVADDAQIGAGVEIGPFTIVGEGCEIGDNCHLAPRVTLERDVKLGSNVKVGVGTVLGGAPQDLKYGGEKTFVEIGNDTVIREYSTVNRGTSHSFRTVVGSGCLLMSYVHLAHDCQVGNGVILANGVQLAGHVVIDEKATVSGLSAVHQFVRVGRNSFIGGCSRVSKDIPPFLKAVGNPVRLYGLNSVGLQRNGFPDEVVRELKRAYRLFFRSDLNLSQAMQQAETELEHFPEVRELMAFVEASERGVVV comes from the coding sequence ATGAAACGCGCGGAGATTCATCGCTCTGCAATTGTCGCTGATGACGCTCAGATCGGTGCAGGGGTGGAGATCGGACCATTCACGATTGTGGGAGAGGGGTGTGAGATTGGCGATAACTGTCATCTCGCGCCGCGGGTTACGCTCGAGCGCGATGTAAAGCTCGGCTCAAACGTCAAGGTCGGGGTGGGCACTGTTCTCGGCGGGGCGCCGCAGGATCTCAAGTACGGCGGCGAAAAAACTTTCGTCGAGATCGGCAACGACACAGTCATCCGCGAGTATTCGACGGTGAATCGCGGGACTTCGCATTCGTTCAGGACTGTTGTCGGCAGTGGCTGTCTGCTCATGTCGTACGTGCACCTTGCGCACGATTGCCAGGTGGGCAACGGAGTGATTCTCGCAAACGGCGTTCAGCTCGCCGGGCACGTAGTAATCGACGAGAAAGCAACGGTCTCCGGGCTTTCAGCGGTGCACCAGTTTGTCCGGGTTGGTCGCAACAGCTTCATTGGCGGGTGCTCGCGCGTGTCGAAAGACATCCCGCCGTTTCTGAAAGCGGTTGGAAATCCGGTGCGGCTGTACGGTCTCAACAGCGTCGGACTGCAAAGAAACGGATTCCCGGATGAAGTCGTGCGCGAGCTGAAACGTGCGTACCGGCTGTTTTTCCGATCCGACCTGAACCTCAGTCAGGCGATGCAGCAGGCAGAAACTGAACTCGAGCACTTCCCGGAAGTCAGAGAGCTGATGGCGTTTGTCGAGGCAAGCGAGCGCGGAGTCGTGGTTTGA
- the lpxC gene encoding UDP-3-O-acyl-N-acetylglucosamine deacetylase codes for MSRFTVAAPATVEGIGLHLGQPCRLSFCPAASGAGIVIQRTDIEGAPEIPARLAQVSASERRTQLGRGANTVHTVEHVLAAVAASGIDDLIITMDGPEPPIVDGSAASFFAALQSVGLADIGGEPDYLIIAEPVRIIDGESIYDAQPASGLELDVTIEFPHPKIGRQTMRLEITRDTFSTELSRARTFGFLSEVESLRGKGLIQGASLENAIVLDDDNVVSGPLRWRDEFVRHKMMDCVGDLALAGARISAKIIATRPSHRGTVTLLRELMRTGTLQSGGAALRNRQKSGRGDMVYAIEDIMKVLAHRYPFLLVDRILEIEHNKRIVGLKNVTINEPFFQGHFPGHPIMPGVLIIEAMAQVGGMLLMGSLDDLDAKVVYFMSLDNVKFRKPVKPGDQIIFELEIVQIRGKVCKMRGVGKVDGEVVAEADMAAMVRDR; via the coding sequence GTGAGCCGCTTTACTGTTGCGGCACCTGCCACCGTCGAAGGCATTGGGCTGCATCTCGGGCAGCCGTGCAGGCTCTCCTTTTGCCCGGCTGCATCGGGAGCTGGGATCGTCATTCAGCGTACGGACATCGAGGGTGCGCCGGAGATACCCGCGCGGCTGGCTCAGGTCTCCGCGAGTGAGCGGCGGACGCAGCTCGGACGCGGCGCAAATACTGTCCACACTGTTGAACATGTGCTCGCCGCGGTTGCCGCATCGGGAATCGACGACCTCATCATCACGATGGACGGGCCGGAGCCACCGATTGTTGATGGTAGCGCGGCGTCTTTCTTCGCGGCGCTCCAGAGCGTCGGGCTCGCTGACATCGGGGGGGAACCCGACTATCTCATTATCGCGGAGCCGGTTCGGATCATCGATGGGGAATCCATATATGACGCGCAGCCGGCGTCCGGCCTCGAGCTCGATGTTACAATCGAGTTTCCACATCCGAAAATCGGTCGCCAGACGATGCGGCTCGAGATCACCAGAGACACTTTTTCGACAGAGTTGTCCAGGGCCCGGACGTTCGGCTTTCTAAGTGAGGTGGAATCACTGCGTGGGAAGGGCCTGATCCAGGGCGCGTCGCTGGAGAATGCGATCGTGCTCGATGACGACAATGTGGTAAGCGGTCCGCTGCGCTGGCGCGATGAGTTCGTCAGACACAAGATGATGGACTGTGTGGGGGACCTCGCACTCGCGGGAGCGCGAATCAGTGCGAAAATTATTGCTACCAGGCCAAGTCATCGCGGCACGGTAACGCTACTGCGGGAACTGATGCGGACTGGTACTTTGCAGTCCGGCGGTGCCGCCCTTCGGAACCGGCAGAAGTCTGGCAGAGGTGACATGGTTTACGCAATCGAAGACATCATGAAGGTCCTCGCTCATCGTTACCCGTTCCTACTGGTGGATCGGATCCTCGAGATCGAGCATAACAAACGCATTGTGGGGCTGAAGAACGTCACGATCAACGAGCCTTTTTTTCAGGGGCACTTTCCGGGGCATCCGATCATGCCGGGAGTGTTGATAATCGAAGCAATGGCTCAGGTCGGCGGAATGCTGCTCATGGGTTCGCTCGACGACCTGGACGCGAAGGTCGTGTATTTCATGTCGCTCGACAACGTCAAGTTCAGAAAGCCAGTGAAGCCCGGCGATCAGATCATTTTCGAGCTTGAGATTGTCCAGATACGCGGCAAGGTATGCAAGATGCGCGGTGTGGGGAAGGTGGATGGGGAAGTGGTGGCTGAAGCTGATATGGCCGCCATGGTCAGAGACCGATGA
- the bamA gene encoding outer membrane protein assembly factor BamA, whose product MQKLVFSLLALCAAGSSAIAQGAPPGACTTPDTVAINGNSRVAEATVRTTAALFPRVPLNFRDVQRAIKALFATGQFEDVQVVCTVPPTSARVMLGIRLRERPILSAYTVTGAERVDAGDVRGRLALTVNRPLDPAAIARAVERADSLYESKGYYLARVRVDSTRAGDKISIAFRVEEGRRLAISGLRVTGNSGVPADDIAAVMESRPEGVLWFRRGEFDDTKYATDLAEKIPSLYSGRGYIDFRILSDSLIIDREAGKAVIDLTVSEGPRYRIGSFEVLGNKRFSTDEVRIYYPFGNESETITQRAVGLVRRSFRNPPNTFDAGKWEAAEQKLRDAYNDEGYIYARIRPVVERQAGTGAVRVVNLRWEIEEAAPAIVNRIDIVGNDFTYESCIREQVVLAPGQVFNRNFLLRSYQNISNLNFFEAPMPAPETRPSGEQGDVDIVFRVKEKRTGNVNFGASTGQGTGIGGFIGLDQPNLLGRCKRAQLQYQFGRYINDFNATYTDPNINQTRISGSVTAYHTASRFTLADLGRTVRTGGQAQIGLPIPNSLYSRLLLSYGGERVRYGGGGLLGTVADQCDNCFRSTLGLTASHDTRLGLPFAAEGGSQTLTAQFNGGPLGGTASFQRYTTELRSYAPIGAIGGTALGSQPMTFVLGLSARAGALFGNPGPFFYSQSFSLGGTQYGEALRGYDEFSITPQGFDPSTEGGSGGGARRESFGNAFFTGTAELGLRVNQSLYVNTFFEGGNVWNHPREFNPTRLFRGAGFGAALVSPLGPIGIDLGYGFDRLDTAGRPAPGWKLHFKLGQFF is encoded by the coding sequence ATGCAAAAACTTGTTTTTTCCCTGCTGGCCCTATGTGCAGCGGGGTCTTCGGCGATAGCGCAGGGCGCTCCACCTGGCGCATGCACGACTCCTGATACGGTTGCCATTAACGGCAATTCTCGAGTCGCTGAAGCCACGGTGCGAACGACCGCAGCGCTGTTTCCGCGTGTGCCTCTCAACTTTCGCGATGTGCAACGCGCGATCAAGGCACTTTTTGCAACCGGTCAGTTCGAAGACGTGCAGGTCGTCTGTACAGTTCCGCCGACGTCGGCGCGTGTGATGCTTGGCATCCGGTTGCGCGAGCGCCCGATTCTGTCGGCCTATACGGTAACTGGGGCAGAGCGTGTCGACGCAGGGGATGTGCGAGGTCGGCTTGCGCTGACAGTGAACCGTCCGCTCGACCCTGCCGCGATTGCCCGTGCTGTCGAGCGGGCCGACTCGCTTTACGAATCCAAAGGCTATTACCTCGCCCGGGTGCGGGTTGATAGTACGCGCGCCGGCGACAAGATCAGCATTGCCTTCCGCGTGGAAGAGGGAAGGCGGCTGGCGATTTCCGGTCTCCGGGTTACAGGCAACAGTGGCGTTCCGGCCGACGACATCGCAGCGGTCATGGAGTCCCGTCCTGAAGGGGTATTGTGGTTTCGTCGCGGGGAGTTCGATGACACCAAGTACGCAACCGACCTCGCCGAGAAAATACCGTCTTTGTATTCAGGTCGCGGTTACATCGATTTCCGTATTCTCAGCGACTCGCTGATAATCGATCGCGAGGCGGGCAAGGCGGTCATCGACCTCACTGTCAGCGAAGGGCCGCGCTACCGGATCGGGTCGTTCGAAGTGCTTGGCAACAAACGCTTTTCAACAGACGAAGTCCGGATTTACTACCCTTTCGGAAATGAAAGCGAGACCATCACGCAGCGGGCGGTGGGCCTCGTTCGTCGAAGTTTCCGGAATCCGCCCAACACGTTCGATGCCGGCAAATGGGAAGCCGCCGAGCAGAAGTTGCGGGACGCGTATAACGATGAAGGGTATATCTACGCACGTATTCGTCCAGTGGTCGAGCGTCAAGCTGGCACCGGCGCTGTTCGTGTCGTCAACCTTCGGTGGGAGATCGAGGAGGCCGCGCCTGCTATCGTCAATCGGATCGACATCGTCGGCAACGATTTCACCTACGAGTCCTGCATTCGCGAGCAGGTTGTCCTCGCTCCCGGTCAGGTCTTCAATCGCAACTTTCTGCTCCGCAGCTACCAGAACATCTCGAACCTGAATTTCTTCGAAGCCCCGATGCCTGCACCTGAGACCAGACCGAGCGGTGAGCAGGGCGATGTCGATATTGTGTTCCGTGTGAAGGAAAAACGCACCGGCAATGTGAACTTCGGCGCATCTACCGGGCAGGGAACGGGAATCGGTGGATTCATCGGGCTCGACCAGCCCAACCTGCTGGGTCGCTGCAAGCGGGCGCAGCTGCAGTACCAGTTCGGTCGCTACATCAACGATTTCAACGCGACTTACACCGATCCGAATATCAATCAGACGCGCATTTCCGGCAGCGTGACCGCATACCACACGGCGTCCAGGTTCACCCTCGCTGATCTGGGGAGGACCGTTCGCACGGGTGGTCAGGCGCAGATCGGTTTGCCGATCCCGAATTCGCTGTACAGCCGGTTGCTGTTGTCCTATGGTGGCGAGCGTGTTCGCTATGGGGGCGGAGGGTTGCTTGGTACCGTTGCCGATCAGTGCGACAATTGCTTCCGTTCGACACTTGGTCTCACCGCCTCGCACGATACCAGATTGGGCCTGCCGTTCGCCGCAGAAGGCGGATCGCAGACCCTCACCGCGCAATTCAATGGCGGTCCGCTGGGCGGCACTGCGTCTTTCCAACGCTACACGACGGAGCTCAGATCGTACGCACCGATTGGGGCGATCGGTGGAACCGCTCTTGGTTCGCAACCAATGACTTTTGTGTTGGGGCTTTCAGCGCGGGCGGGCGCGCTCTTCGGCAACCCAGGCCCGTTTTTCTACTCTCAGTCGTTCTCGCTCGGCGGGACGCAGTATGGCGAGGCGTTGCGCGGCTACGATGAATTTTCGATCACGCCGCAAGGGTTTGATCCTTCTACTGAGGGGGGCTCGGGCGGTGGCGCGCGGCGCGAGTCGTTCGGTAACGCATTCTTCACCGGAACGGCCGAGCTCGGGCTGAGGGTCAATCAGTCGCTTTACGTCAATACTTTCTTCGAAGGTGGAAACGTCTGGAATCATCCGCGCGAATTCAATCCTACGCGGCTGTTCCGCGGTGCGGGATTTGGGGCGGCATTGGTGAGCCCGCTTGGACCGATCGGCATCGATCTAGGGTATGGATTCGATCGTCTGGACACTGCCGGTCGCCCGGCTCCAGGCTGGAAGCTGCATTTCAAACTTGGACAGTTCTTCTAA
- a CDS encoding OmpH family outer membrane protein, translated as MRGLFRAATFALIAGAAVTGSAFAQSPAKIGWINSAQILSEAPGRAEAETRFKGEVTAYQAQLQRMSDSLQTMAATFDKEAGRLDSVTRVSRAKVIQDRETSYRTRAQQLDQQMQTRQAELVRPIMENIQKIIEQVRAEDGYAIIFDVATQSGVILAADKQLDLTSKVLARVKAAPKPTAARSLTPQPAGVSRPPGR; from the coding sequence ATGCGTGGTTTGTTTCGTGCGGCGACGTTCGCACTCATTGCCGGTGCAGCCGTGACCGGTTCGGCCTTCGCCCAATCGCCGGCAAAGATTGGATGGATCAACTCGGCCCAGATCCTCTCGGAAGCGCCAGGACGGGCGGAGGCTGAAACGCGCTTCAAGGGCGAAGTGACCGCCTATCAGGCACAGCTCCAGCGAATGAGCGACTCGCTGCAGACGATGGCGGCGACGTTCGACAAGGAAGCAGGTCGCCTTGACAGTGTGACGCGCGTGTCGCGGGCCAAGGTTATTCAGGATCGTGAAACCAGTTACCGCACTCGTGCGCAGCAACTCGACCAGCAGATGCAGACGCGCCAGGCAGAACTCGTGCGGCCGATAATGGAGAACATCCAGAAGATCATCGAGCAGGTGCGAGCCGAGGATGGCTATGCGATCATTTTCGATGTGGCTACCCAGAGTGGCGTAATACTCGCGGCTGACAAACAGCTCGATCTTACGTCAAAGGTGCTTGCCAGAGTGAAAGCGGCTCCCAAGCCCACAGCTGCCCGATCGCTTACCCCTCAGCCAGCAGGAGTGTCACGACCACCGGGTCGGTGA